In Populus alba chromosome 1, ASM523922v2, whole genome shotgun sequence, a single window of DNA contains:
- the LOC118055229 gene encoding probable methionine--tRNA ligase produces MEDLNRTAPKLPIPGKRNILITSALPYVNNVPHLGNIIGCVLSADVFARYCRLRGYNAIYICGTDEYGTATETKAIEENSTPKQICDKYHAIHREVYKWFNISFDEFGRTSSPQQTEICQAIFKKLLDNNWLSENSMQQLYCDTCERFLADRLVEGNCPTEGCNYDSARGDQCENCGKLLNPTELINPRCKQCKNTPRIRDTSHLFLELPLLKDKLVNYIESTSVAGGWSQNAIQTTNAWLKEGLKPRCITRDLKWGVPVPLEEFKDKVFYVWFDAPIGYVSITSCYTPDWEKWWKNPENVELYQFMGKDNVPFHTVMFPSTLLGTGENWTLMKTISVTEYLNYEAGKFSKSKGVGVFGNDAKDTNIPVEVWRYYLLTNRPEVSDTLFTWSDLQAKSNSELLNNLGNFINRVLSFLAKPPGSGYGSVIPDAPGADSHPLTNKLAEEVGKYVDQYLEAMEKVKLKQGLKTAMSISSEGNAYLQESQFWRLYKEDQPSCSIVVKTSLGLVYLLACLLEPFMPSFSVEVFKQLNLSPEQASLCDEKGDMDKAKRPWEILPAGHKIGTPEPLFKELKIEEVEDYRKKFAGSQADRLEREEVEKASKLAEELKKKATVGGKKQQAKKPAGEAKSRGAVEPEISITRLDIRVGLIKKAQKHPDADSLYVEEIDLGEGDCRTVVSGLVKYIPLEEMQNRKVCILCNLKPANMRGIKSEAMVLAASSSDHTKVELVDPPQSAVVGERVTFPGFEGEPDDVLNPKKKVWETLQVDLQTNSDLVACYKDIPLTTSAGVCKVATISNGSIR; encoded by the exons ATGGAAGATCTCAATCGGACGGCCCCGAAGCTCCCTATCCCGGGAAAGCGAAACATACTGATAACCAGTGCCTTGCCTTATGTCAATAACGTCCCTCATCTCGGGAACATCATCGGAT GTGTGTTGAGTGCTGATGTTTTTGCTCGATACTGTCGTCTTCGAGGATATAACGCGATTTATATTTGTGGAACTGACGAGTATGGGACTGCGACTGAGACTAAAGCCATAGAGGAGAATTCCACTCCTAAACAAATTTGTGACaa GTATCATGCGATTCATAGGGAGGTTTATAAATGGTTTAATAtaagttttgatgaatttgGACGTACGTCGAGTCCGCAGCAAACGGAAATTTGTCAagcaatttttaagaaattgttAGATAATAACTGGCTTTCGGAGAACTCAATGCAACAG CTGTACTGTGATACATGCGAAAGATTCTTAGCTGATCGGCTTGTGGAAGGTAATTGTCCAACGGAAGGATGTAATTATGATTCTGCACGAGGAGATCAGTGTGAAAATTGTGGAAAGCTTTTGAATCCTACAGAGTTAATAAATCCCAGGTGCAAG CAATGTAAAAACACACCACGAATCCGTGATACAAGTCACTTGTTTCTTGAGCTTCCTCTGCTGAAGGATAAATTAGTAAACTATATCGAGAGCACATCTGTAGCTGGGGGCTGGAGCCAAAATGCTATTCAAACAACAAATGCATGGCTTAAAGAAGGATTAAAACCACGATGCATTACTAGGGATCTGAAGTGGGGTGTTCCCGTTCCACTTGAAGAATTTAAGGACAAG GTGTTCTATGTTTGGTTTGATGCTCCTATTGGATATGTCTCCATTACTTCTTGCTACACTCCTGATTGGGAGAAGTGGTGGAAGAATCCAGAGAATGTCGAGCTGTATCAGTTTATGGGAAAAGACAATGTGCCATTCCACACT GTGATGTTTCCATCTACGCTTCTTGGAACAGGTGAAAATTGGACTTTGATGAAGACTATAAGTGTAACTGAATACTTAAATTATGAAGCAG GAAAGTTTTCCAAGAGTAAAGGTGTAGGAGTGTTTGGTAATGATGCAAAAGATACAAATATTCCTGTAGAAGTTTGGAGATATTATTTGCTAACCAATAGGCCTGAG GTGTCTGACACACTATTTACATGGTCTGATTTGCAAGCAAAAAGTAACAGTGAGTTGCTGAATAATTTGGGAAACTTTATTAACCGAGTTCTGAGCTTTCTTGCTAAACCTCCAG GTTCAGGATATGGTTCTGTTATTCCAGATGCTCCAGGGGCAGACTCTCATCCCCTGACAAATAAATTGGCTGAAGAAGTTGGTAAATATGTGGACCAATACCTGGAAGCCATGGAAAAG GTTAAATTAAAGCAAGGATTGAAAACTGCAATGAGCATTTCTAGTGAGGGAAATGCATATCTGCAA GAAAGCCAATTCTGGAGGCTTTACAAGGAAGACCAACCTTCTTGTTCTATAGTTGTAAAGACTTCATTGGGTCTAGTATATCTTCTCGCATGTTTGTTAGAACCTTTCATGCCATCTTTCTCTGTTGAG GTCTTCAAGCAGCTTAATTTGTCCCCTGAACAAGCTTCACTATGTGATGAGAAAGGTGATATGGATAAGGCAAAAAGACCTTGGGAGATCCTACCTGCTGGGCACAAGATTGGGACACCAGAGCCTTTGTTCAAGGAACTG AAAATAGAAGAAGTGGAGGACTACAGGAAGAAATTTGCTGGAAGTCAGGCTGACAGACTTGAGCGGGAAGAAGTTGAAAAAGCATCTAAGCTTGCTGAGGAACTGAAGAAAAAAGCTACAG TTGGTGGGAAGAAGCAGCAGGCCAAAAAACCTGCTGGTGAAGCCAAATCAAGGGGCGCTGTTGAACCAGAAATCTCCATCACAAGACTTGATATTCGTGTTGGCCTAATAAAGAAAGCTCAGAAGCATCCTGATGCTGATTCCCTGTATGTGGAAGAAATCGACTTGGGTGAAGGAGACTGTAGAACGGTTGTAAGTGGACTTGTCAAGTATATACCTCTTGAGGAGATGCAG AATCGGAAGGTCTGCATCCTTTGCAACCTAAAGCCTGCAAATATGAGGGGCATCAAGTCAGAGGCTATGGTTCTTGCTGCTTCCAGTAGTGACCACACCAAG GTCGAATTGGTTGATCCACCCCAATCTGCGGTTGTTGGAGAGAGAGTGACATTCCCAGGGTTTGAAGGTGAACCTGACGATGTCCTAAACCCTAAGAAGAAAGTCTGGGAGACACTACAGGTGGATCTGCAAACTAACAGTGACCTGGTAGCCTGCTACAAAGATATTCCACTAACCACATCTGCTGGTGTGTGCAAGGTTGCAACCATTAGCAATGGTTCCATCAGGTAA